From a region of the Impatiens glandulifera chromosome 4, dImpGla2.1, whole genome shotgun sequence genome:
- the LOC124933926 gene encoding serine/threonine-protein phosphatase 2A 65 kDa regulatory subunit A beta isoform yields MAMIDEPLYPIAVLIDELKNEDIQLRLNSIRRLSTIARALGEERTRKELIPFLSENNDDDDEVLLAMAEELGVFIPYVGGIDHASVLLVPLETLCSVEETCVRDKAVESLGRIGAQMKEQDLVDHFIPLVKRLAAGEWFTARVSSCGLFHIAYASAPEALKTELRTIYTQLCQDDMPMVRRAAATNLGKFAATVEASHLKTDVMTMFEDLTQDDQDSVRLLAVEGCAALGKLLEPQDCVAHILPVIVNFSQDKSWRVRYMVANQLYELCEAVGPDSTRTELVPAYVRLLRDNEAEVRIAAAGKVTKFCRILSPELAIQHILPCVKELSSDSSQHVRSALASVIMGMAPVLGKDATIEQLLPIFLSLLKDEFPDVRLNIISKLDQVNQVIGIDLLSQSLLPAIVELAEDRHWRVRLAIIEYIPLLASQLGVGFFDDKLGALCMQWLKDKVYSIRDAAANNVKRLAEEFGPEWAMQHIVPQVLEMINNSHYLYRMTILHAISLLAPVLGPEITCSELLPVVIDASKDKVPNIKFNVAKVLQSLIPIVDHSVVEKTIRPCLVELSEDPDVDVRYFANSALQGIDQVMMTS; encoded by the exons ATGGCTATGATAGATGAGCCGCTTTACCCAATTGCGGTGTTGATCGATGAGCTGAAGAATGAAGATATTCAGTTGAGGTTGAACTCAATCCGACGTCTCTCAACGATTGCTCGTGCCCTTGGTGAGGAAAGGACACGGAAGGAGCTGATTCCGTTCTTGAGTGAGaacaatgatgatgatgacgaggtGCTCCTTGCCATGGCAGAAGAATTGGGTGTTTTCATTCCCTATGTGGGTGGAATTGACCACGCCAGTGTTCTGCTAGTGCCGTTGGAAACCTTATGTTCTGTGGAGGAAACGTGTGTTAGAGACAAAGCGGTTGAGTCCCTAGGCAGGATTGGAGCTCAAATGAAGGAACAAGATTTGGTCGACCACTTCATTCCTTTGGTTAAG AGACTGGCGGCTGGAGAGTGGTTTACAGCTCGGGTTTCATCTTGCGGATTATTTCACATTGCTTACGCTAGTGCTCCCGAGGCACTAAAAACTGAATTGCGGACAATTTATACCCAGCTTTGTCAAGATGACATGCCCATGGTTAGGAGAGCTGCTGCAACAAATCTGGGAAAATTTGCTGCTACTGTTGAAGCTTCTCATTTGAAAACTGATGTCATGACAATGTTTGAGGATCTGACTCAAGATG ATCAAGATTCTGTTCGCTTGTTGGCTGTAGAGGGTTGTGCTGCCCTTGGGAAGTTGTTGGAACCACAAGATTGTGTTGCACATATTCTTCCCGTGATAGTTAATTTCTCACAG GACAAATCTTGGCGTGTTCGCTACATGGTTGCCAATCAGCTATATGAGTTATGTGAGGCAGTGGGTCCTGATTCCACCAG GACAGAGTTAGTTCCTGCATATGTAAGACTGCTAAGGGACAATGAGGCTGAAGTACGTATTGCTGCTGCTGGAAAAGTGACTAAGTTCTGTCGAATTCTGAGTCCAGAACTTGCAATTCAGCATATTCTTCCATGTGTGAAA GAACTCTCATCAGATTCTTCCCAGCATGTACGTTCAGCTTTGGCTTCAGTTATAATGGGAATGGCACCAGTTCTTGGAAAG GATGCAACAATAGAGCAGCTTTTGCCAATATTTCTTTCTCTTCTGAAAGATGAGTTCCCTGATGTTAGATTGAATATTATCAGCAAACTTGATCAAGTGAATCAG GTAATTGGTATCGATCTGTTATCCCAGTCCTTGTTACCTGCAATTGTTGAGCTCGCTGAGGACAGACATTGGAGAGTTCGCCTTGCAATAATTGAATACATTCCCTTGTTGGCTAGTCAGTTGGGAGTTGGGTTTTTTGATGATAAACTAGGTGCCCTTTGCATGCAATGGTTGAAGGATAAG GTTTACTCCATTCGAGATGCTGCTGCTAATAATGTTAAGCGCCTAGCTGAGGAGTTTGGTCCAGAGTGGGCAATGCAACATATAGTTCCTCAG GTGCTGGAAATGATAAACAACTCTCATTATCTGTATAGGATGACCATTCTACATGCCATTTCTCTCCTTGCGCCCGTTTTGGGTCCAGAAATAACATGTTCCGAACTATTACCAGTAGTCATTGATGCATCGAAAGACAA GGTTCCTAACATCAAATTCAATGTCGCAAAGGTGTTGCAGTCACTGATTCCTATTGTGGACCATTCT gTGGTTGAGAAGACAATCCGTCCATGCTTGGTAGAGCTATCTGAAGACCCAGATGTCGATGTCAGGTACTTTGCGAACTCGGCCCTTCAGGGAATTGATCAGGTCATGATGACAAGTTAG
- the LOC124936836 gene encoding rRNA methyltransferase 2, mitochondrial — MTELSYCMVMRINIDCNGCCGKVRKTILGIREVDQHMIEKKQKRVIVFGKFVPQDVAIKIRKRTNRRVEILDIQEFNPNEMNNNNNSNNNNKTINNDHHQVPQGDHEQTPLLVASSWNHLVSSSHIETCCLEYI, encoded by the exons ATGACAGAACTG TCTTATTGCATGGTGATGAGGATTAATATTGATTGTAATGGGTGTTGTGGAAAAGTAAGGAAGACCATTCTTGGCATCCGCG AGGTGGATCAACATATGATAGAGAAGAAGCAGAAGAGGGTGATTGTGTTTGGCAAATTCGTCCCACAAGACGTGGCGATCAAGATAAGGAAGAGAACCAATCGAAGAGTTGAAATACTAGATATTCAGGAATTTAACCCTAACGAGAtgaataataacaataatagtaataataataacaagacAATTAACAATGATCATCATCAAGTTCCTCAAGGTGATCATGAACAAACTCCCTTGCTTGTTGCTAGTTCATGGAACCACCTTGTATCCTCATCTCATATTGAAACTTGCTGTCTAGAATATATATGA